The Balneola sp. MJW-20 genome window below encodes:
- a CDS encoding nitroreductase family protein, producing the protein MNEEKFIPLKNYTERSEKEMIDRAEEFYEEIRNRRTVRDFSDRPVPREVIEKCLLAAGTAPNGANKQPWHFAVVSDPEIKHKIRVAAEEEEHEFYNRRAPDDWLEDLRPFGTDEHKPFLETAPYLIGIFAKSYNITQEGEKEKHYYVKESVGIATGILITALHHAGLATLTHTPSPMGFLNEIMMRPSHEKPYILLVVGYPANDVKVPDIKKKPLEEISSFI; encoded by the coding sequence ATGAATGAAGAGAAATTTATCCCGCTTAAAAATTATACAGAGCGCTCTGAAAAAGAGATGATCGATCGGGCTGAGGAGTTTTATGAGGAGATCCGTAACCGGCGAACCGTGCGGGATTTCTCTGACCGGCCCGTTCCCAGAGAAGTAATAGAAAAATGTTTGCTCGCAGCAGGAACTGCCCCTAACGGAGCTAATAAACAACCCTGGCATTTTGCCGTCGTAAGTGATCCCGAGATCAAACATAAGATCCGGGTAGCTGCTGAGGAGGAGGAACACGAGTTTTATAACCGAAGAGCTCCGGATGACTGGCTGGAGGATCTGCGCCCTTTTGGAACCGATGAGCATAAACCTTTTCTGGAGACCGCACCCTACCTGATTGGTATCTTTGCCAAAAGTTACAATATCACCCAGGAAGGAGAGAAGGAAAAACATTATTACGTGAAAGAATCGGTTGGAATAGCTACCGGTATTTTGATTACTGCTTTGCATCACGCCGGACTTGCAACACTCACCCATACACCCAGTCCCATGGGATTTTTAAACGAGATCATGATGCGCCCTTCTCATGAAAAGCCGTACATCCTTTTGGTAGTGGGGTATCCGGCAAACGACGTAAAAGTACCCGACATTAAGAAGAAACCGCTGGAAGAAATCAGTTCTTTTATCTGA
- a CDS encoding VOC family protein, whose translation MKKVITGIQQIGIGVSDVYEATEWYRKYFGMDIKVFEDAATAELMLPYTGGKPHDRTAILSINMLGGGGFEIWQYTSREPVPLDEELRMGDLGINAAKIKSVDVPAAYEKMKAQQVNVLTELRRNPAGEFTFFVKDPWGNIFQVVESTRFFDKKAPSLTGGVAGAVIGSTDIDRAKDLYCDVLGYDEIVYDKTGTFEDLEGLPDSGYEFRRVLLRHSKERSGGFSKLLGPTEIELLEVKGREPKKLFEHRYWGDLGFIHLCFDVQGMDVLKQECEQAGFPFTVDSANSFDMGEAAGRFTYIEDPDGALIEFVETHKVPILKKIGWFIDMTKRDPEKNLPNWMIKALRFNRMKG comes from the coding sequence ATGAAAAAAGTAATAACCGGAATACAGCAGATAGGGATCGGAGTCTCCGATGTATACGAAGCAACCGAATGGTACCGAAAGTACTTCGGCATGGACATCAAAGTATTCGAAGATGCAGCTACTGCAGAATTAATGCTCCCGTACACCGGTGGTAAGCCACATGACCGGACTGCCATACTGAGTATTAATATGCTTGGCGGCGGTGGATTTGAGATCTGGCAGTATACTTCCCGTGAACCGGTTCCCCTTGATGAAGAATTACGGATGGGAGACCTTGGAATTAATGCCGCAAAGATAAAATCTGTAGATGTACCGGCTGCTTACGAAAAGATGAAAGCTCAGCAGGTTAATGTTCTTACTGAATTGCGGAGAAACCCGGCAGGGGAATTCACTTTCTTTGTAAAGGACCCCTGGGGCAATATTTTCCAGGTTGTTGAAAGTACCCGTTTCTTTGATAAGAAAGCTCCCTCGCTGACAGGCGGAGTTGCAGGTGCAGTAATAGGGTCAACAGATATCGACCGTGCAAAAGATCTTTATTGTGACGTTCTTGGTTATGACGAGATCGTTTATGACAAAACCGGGACCTTTGAAGATCTGGAGGGTTTACCTGATTCAGGTTATGAATTCAGGCGGGTATTGCTGAGACACAGCAAAGAAAGAAGTGGTGGGTTCAGCAAACTCTTAGGGCCGACTGAGATCGAACTGCTGGAAGTGAAGGGCCGTGAACCCAAAAAACTTTTTGAGCATCGCTATTGGGGCGACCTCGGCTTCATTCACCTATGCTTTGATGTGCAGGGAATGGATGTTTTAAAACAGGAGTGTGAACAAGCCGGATTTCCGTTTACCGTTGACTCCGCTAATAGCTTCGACATGGGGGAGGCGGCCGGCCGGTTTACTTATATTGAGGATCCCGATGGGGCACTGATCGAGTTTGTGGAAACTCATAAGGTGCCCATCCTCAAGAAGATCGGCTGGTTCATTGATATGACCAAAAGAGATCCTGAAAAAAATCTCCCGAACTGGATGATTAAAGCTCTTCGATTCAATCGTATGAAGGGATGA
- a CDS encoding M12 family metallo-peptidase, translating into MKRVLAIATLSSLMLLWSVNLFAQNARIQINTLTESRAKTLADGVNSWDYSLNGEFNSSELEVGDELSVQLPGGMRNLEVIRKSNYLEGTTSFAARELEDNGKVFSFTINQGVMIGLYHNEIDESLVFAYDSDRNQPLITESEYFSALGCDLEQDFLDPATLTESNFKVKGNGETTAFSNPTTAMSMLTSVEDSITIDLMIPYTAAAKRAASRNISLFSIESVIAQAMNLAQTALDGSETAIKLRLVHTYETDYDETTDGVGSGDRLRRLTSAPTYTPPFLAEHAGYMEEVHEFRDQYGADLVALFADVNDTGGIAWVLGDPYGFAPLGFSLNRVLQVSTGYTMIHEIGHNMGNLHSRTQQTQSAGARGGLFHYSVGFQNRNDSVHTIMAYSEGLNRVPVFSTPDRNYNGARIGSDSPFTPADNSRSMREIKRTMASYRPTTTDPPEFTASTDAITVQLRPGSQITVPIQLSNSGASDLMWEMDFAFSDTPIVSNSRSKGSYVEPALKQELLRNNGSSQSQKLVNLSDSVFFETSFEGDENYSTGNGLAINAWEVISTGDPVATISNLNPATGGQHLRINNSNSGDPLYLRSPFLGPLPFAKYKIDFSFSFSVADSVNEVFEFYLNDRRRSEYSSGIRVSNNGNDVLAIGRNEFGVGVFFSTGVTLQEDVYHDVSIVHNTDSQKLEYYLNGELIASNEYTDGFTPEELILGSSNTNAGASLDLDDFSVTILDFPFSYLNADKVAGVITPGQSETISFEVDASDLELGFYNTTMTVYTNDAGNTELSVPLQIEVTENVSNESGSGDLPDEITLAQNFPNPFNPTTQISYSINEPQRVSIDVFDIQGRKVATLFDGFRNSGRYTATFDASGLASGVYIYRLMTPANVITRRMVLIK; encoded by the coding sequence ATGAAAAGAGTACTAGCTATTGCAACATTATCCTCTTTAATGTTGCTCTGGAGCGTAAACCTGTTTGCTCAAAACGCACGAATTCAAATAAACACCTTAACAGAGAGCCGTGCTAAAACATTAGCAGACGGTGTAAATAGCTGGGATTATTCCCTGAACGGAGAATTTAACAGCTCAGAACTGGAGGTGGGAGATGAGCTCAGTGTACAGCTTCCGGGTGGAATGAGAAATCTTGAGGTCATCCGGAAAAGCAATTATCTGGAAGGAACTACTTCATTTGCTGCTCGTGAGCTGGAGGACAATGGCAAGGTTTTCTCATTTACTATCAATCAGGGAGTTATGATAGGGCTTTATCATAATGAAATTGATGAATCCCTGGTCTTTGCATACGATTCAGACCGGAATCAGCCTCTTATTACTGAATCCGAATATTTTTCTGCTTTAGGATGTGATCTGGAACAGGACTTCCTGGACCCTGCAACACTTACAGAAAGTAATTTCAAGGTAAAGGGCAACGGGGAAACAACCGCTTTTTCCAATCCAACTACCGCAATGAGCATGCTAACCTCAGTGGAAGATAGTATTACGATTGACCTGATGATACCGTATACCGCTGCAGCAAAAAGAGCGGCATCACGGAATATCAGTCTTTTTTCGATTGAATCGGTAATAGCACAGGCCATGAACCTGGCACAAACTGCACTGGACGGTTCTGAAACTGCAATTAAACTCCGGCTGGTTCATACCTATGAAACGGACTATGATGAAACCACCGACGGGGTGGGTTCAGGAGATCGTCTCCGAAGATTAACATCCGCACCCACTTATACCCCCCCGTTTCTTGCAGAACATGCTGGATATATGGAAGAAGTGCACGAGTTCAGAGATCAATATGGAGCAGACCTTGTTGCTTTATTTGCAGATGTGAATGATACGGGAGGGATCGCCTGGGTATTAGGCGACCCCTACGGATTTGCACCTTTGGGGTTTTCATTAAACAGGGTTTTACAGGTGTCTACCGGATACACGATGATCCATGAGATCGGCCATAATATGGGAAATCTTCATTCTAGGACCCAGCAGACCCAGAGTGCAGGAGCACGGGGAGGGTTATTCCATTATTCGGTGGGTTTTCAGAACCGTAATGATAGTGTTCATACGATCATGGCATATTCTGAAGGACTCAACAGAGTGCCTGTTTTCTCCACCCCGGACAGAAATTATAACGGAGCAAGGATAGGTTCTGATAGTCCCTTTACTCCGGCCGATAACAGCCGAAGCATGCGTGAGATCAAAAGGACGATGGCTTCTTACCGTCCTACGACCACAGATCCGCCGGAGTTTACAGCATCTACGGATGCGATCACGGTTCAGCTGCGGCCCGGAAGTCAGATCACGGTACCAATTCAGCTTTCAAACTCCGGAGCATCAGACCTGATGTGGGAAATGGATTTTGCCTTTTCGGACACACCGATTGTATCGAATAGCCGCTCTAAAGGCAGTTATGTAGAACCTGCTCTTAAACAGGAACTGCTAAGGAATAATGGGTCTTCTCAGTCTCAGAAGCTTGTTAACCTGAGCGACAGTGTATTCTTCGAAACATCATTTGAAGGGGATGAGAATTATTCAACAGGCAATGGTCTGGCCATTAATGCATGGGAAGTGATATCAACCGGAGATCCCGTAGCAACGATCAGTAATCTGAATCCGGCAACCGGCGGGCAGCATCTTAGAATAAACAACTCCAATAGCGGAGACCCCCTGTATCTCAGAAGCCCCTTTTTGGGACCCTTACCTTTTGCAAAGTATAAGATCGATTTTTCCTTTTCTTTCTCCGTAGCCGATTCGGTTAATGAAGTATTCGAATTTTACCTTAATGACCGGCGCCGGAGTGAATATTCATCCGGAATAAGGGTCTCAAATAATGGCAATGATGTATTGGCTATTGGAAGGAATGAGTTCGGGGTTGGGGTGTTCTTTTCTACCGGAGTAACTCTTCAGGAAGACGTTTATCACGATGTGTCCATTGTACATAACACGGATTCTCAGAAACTGGAGTATTACCTGAATGGTGAATTAATAGCATCGAATGAATATACGGATGGCTTTACTCCCGAAGAGCTTATTTTGGGTAGTTCGAATACAAATGCCGGCGCTTCACTGGATCTGGATGATTTTTCCGTAACCATTCTTGATTTTCCGTTTTCATATCTAAATGCAGATAAAGTTGCAGGGGTCATAACACCCGGACAATCAGAGACAATCAGTTTCGAAGTGGATGCATCAGACCTGGAGCTGGGTTTTTACAATACCACCATGACCGTTTATACAAATGATGCAGGGAATACAGAATTAAGTGTTCCTTTGCAGATAGAGGTCACGGAGAACGTAAGTAATGAATCAGGCAGTGGTGACTTACCGGATGAAATAACTCTGGCCCAGAACTTTCCGAATCCCTTTAACCCAACGACTCAGATCTCTTACAGTATCAACGAGCCCCAAAGAGTATCTATAGATGTATTTGATATACAGGGAAGAAAAGTGGCGACACTTTTTGATGGTTTCCGTAATAGCGGCCGGTATACCGCAACGTTTGATGCATCCGGACTGGCCAGTGGAGTGTATATCTACCGACTGATGACTCCGGCCAATGTGATCACCCGCCGAATGGTGCTAATTAAATAA
- a CDS encoding TlpA family protein disulfide reductase, translated as MKENDSPKKPSAKHTFRRNLIEWTVILGVAGLLYVTGYHTEVIGTIQRVLLATGIHQPHTPLEDASGFPRASYQLRMTSIEGEHLSLADLKGKTLFLNFWATWCPPCIAEMPNIQGLYNELNERDDIEFLMISLDEDPEKARDFIQRKGFSFPVYFPLNGLPAIYNKAIVPRTFVISPEGDIVIEHEGMAKYNTNSFKDFLLSL; from the coding sequence ATGAAAGAAAATGACTCCCCCAAAAAGCCCTCAGCAAAACATACATTCAGGCGTAATCTGATCGAATGGACCGTAATTTTAGGTGTAGCAGGCCTGCTTTATGTAACCGGTTATCATACTGAAGTAATCGGTACTATTCAGCGCGTGCTTCTGGCAACGGGGATCCATCAGCCTCATACACCATTGGAGGATGCCTCTGGTTTTCCCAGAGCCAGCTACCAGCTGAGGATGACCAGTATTGAGGGTGAGCATCTTTCCTTAGCAGACCTCAAAGGAAAAACCTTATTTTTAAACTTCTGGGCTACCTGGTGTCCGCCCTGTATTGCTGAGATGCCCAATATCCAGGGTTTATACAATGAACTGAATGAAAGAGATGATATCGAGTTTCTCATGATCTCCCTGGATGAAGATCCTGAAAAAGCCCGGGACTTTATTCAACGAAAAGGATTCAGCTTTCCTGTTTATTTTCCCCTCAATGGCCTTCCGGCAATCTACAACAAGGCTATTGTCCCGAGGACCTTTGTTATCTCTCCGGAAGGCGATATTGTTATAGAGCATGAAGGAATGGCCAAGTACAACACCAATTCTTTTAAAGATTTCTTGCTCAGCCTGTAG
- the uvrB gene encoding excinuclease ABC subunit UvrB: MSKFELHSPFDPAGDQPTAIKELVEGINAGDKFQTLLGITGSGKTRTVANVIEEVQKPTLVMSHNKTLAAQLYRELSDFFPDNRVEFFISYYDYYQPEAYISSQDKYIEKDLSINDEIQRLRLRATSSLLSGRRDVIIVSSVSCIYGIGSPSEYEKLIVHLKTGMEIPRNKLLYDLVDLHYNRNDLDFQRGTFRVRGDVVDVFPAYSEEGIRISMWGDEIETLQLFNTDTGDIISSVDEFKIYPASHYVTTKSRLEESIKQIREELEWRRQVLVDEEKFLEAKRLEQRTLFDLEMIQEIGYCSGIENYSRYLSARKPGERPYCLLDYFPDDFMIVVDESHQTVPQISAMYGGDRSRKVELVEHGFRLPSAMDNRPLTFEEWESLINQAIFVSATPSDYELEKSGGVYTEQIIRPTGLMEPEIEVRPLGNQVDDLLEEIRKKVEKKERVLVITLTKRLSEELSEYLKNIGISAAYMHSELNALERIEVLYKFRRGDFDVLVGINLLREGIDIPELSLVAIMDADKEGFLRSETSLFQIVGRAARNVGGKAILYADKITDSMRKVIDETERRRKLQEEYNEKHGITPETIKKELKPLVDPALISNQKVDFGKPEEKGADEPLEMVKVADEGIQYKASPAMKEVTFESKEKLIDHLRETMYHAAKNMEFEEAARIRDQIAQLEDEL; encoded by the coding sequence ATGTCAAAATTTGAACTCCACTCTCCATTTGACCCTGCAGGCGATCAGCCTACAGCTATAAAAGAACTGGTCGAAGGCATCAATGCCGGTGATAAGTTTCAGACCCTGCTTGGTATTACCGGCTCTGGTAAGACGCGTACTGTTGCCAATGTGATAGAAGAGGTGCAGAAGCCTACCCTGGTTATGAGTCATAATAAGACACTGGCTGCTCAGCTGTATCGTGAGCTTAGTGACTTTTTCCCCGATAACCGGGTCGAATTCTTTATCTCTTACTATGATTACTACCAGCCGGAAGCTTATATATCTTCGCAGGACAAGTACATTGAAAAAGATCTTTCCATAAATGATGAGATCCAGCGGCTCAGGCTGAGAGCAACAAGCTCTTTGTTATCCGGCCGGAGAGATGTGATCATTGTTTCTTCGGTTAGCTGTATATACGGTATCGGCTCTCCATCTGAGTACGAAAAGCTGATCGTACACCTAAAAACCGGAATGGAGATCCCTCGTAACAAACTGCTTTACGACCTGGTAGACCTCCATTATAATCGTAATGACCTTGATTTCCAGCGTGGTACTTTCCGGGTGCGAGGTGATGTGGTGGATGTATTTCCAGCTTATTCTGAAGAAGGGATCCGGATATCTATGTGGGGTGATGAAATTGAAACCCTTCAGCTCTTTAATACAGATACCGGGGACATCATTTCCTCAGTGGATGAATTCAAGATCTACCCGGCTTCTCATTATGTGACTACTAAATCCAGGCTGGAAGAATCCATCAAGCAGATCCGGGAAGAACTGGAGTGGAGAAGACAGGTGCTGGTGGATGAGGAAAAATTCCTGGAAGCAAAAAGACTGGAACAGCGTACATTATTTGACCTGGAAATGATACAGGAGATCGGTTACTGTTCGGGTATTGAAAACTACAGTCGTTATCTAAGTGCCCGCAAACCCGGTGAAAGACCTTACTGTCTGTTGGATTACTTCCCGGATGACTTTATGATCGTTGTAGATGAAAGTCATCAGACCGTGCCGCAGATATCAGCTATGTACGGAGGAGATCGCTCACGAAAAGTCGAGTTGGTGGAACACGGGTTCAGGCTGCCTTCGGCTATGGATAACCGGCCTTTAACCTTTGAGGAATGGGAATCACTCATTAATCAGGCGATCTTTGTAAGTGCAACTCCAAGCGATTATGAACTGGAAAAAAGCGGAGGAGTGTACACCGAGCAGATCATACGTCCTACCGGACTAATGGAACCCGAAATAGAGGTCAGACCCCTGGGTAATCAGGTGGATGATCTTCTGGAGGAGATCCGTAAAAAGGTAGAAAAGAAAGAACGGGTGCTTGTGATAACACTTACAAAGCGACTGAGTGAAGAGCTTAGTGAATACCTGAAGAACATCGGTATTTCTGCCGCTTACATGCACAGCGAATTAAATGCTTTAGAAAGAATTGAAGTTTTATATAAATTCCGCCGCGGCGATTTTGACGTATTGGTCGGTATTAACCTCCTCAGAGAAGGGATTGATATTCCCGAATTGAGTTTAGTTGCCATCATGGATGCAGATAAAGAAGGCTTTCTCAGGTCTGAGACCTCATTATTTCAGATCGTAGGAAGGGCAGCACGTAATGTGGGAGGAAAAGCGATCCTATATGCGGATAAGATCACGGACAGTATGCGTAAAGTTATTGATGAAACTGAACGCCGACGTAAATTACAGGAAGAATACAATGAGAAACATGGTATTACTCCTGAAACCATCAAGAAGGAACTGAAACCCTTGGTCGATCCGGCACTGATATCTAACCAGAAAGTGGACTTTGGTAAACCGGAAGAAAAAGGAGCTGATGAACCCCTTGAAATGGTCAAAGTTGCGGATGAAGGTATTCAGTATAAGGCGAGTCCGGCGATGAAAGAGGTCACCTTCGAAAGTAAGGAGAAGCTGATCGATCACCTCAGAGAAACCATGTATCATGCAGCTAAGAACATGGAATTTGAGGAAGCAGCCAGGATCCGTGACCAGATCGCCCAGCTGGAAGATGAACTATAA
- a CDS encoding proline dehydrogenase family protein → MKLPFILAKRFVAGESFDESVSKAKELNNKDLDLTLDLLGENVKDREKADETVDNYIKLLDGISEQGLISSISIKLTMMGLDIDKQYCQDNLFKLLEVARKYDQFVRIDMEGSDNTQDTLDIFDAAFNEFGKHVGTVIQAYLFRSKEDIDRLAEMKADIRLVKGAYSESSTIALQDMPAIREAFKEYAKVLLKHTPFPRFGTHDDELVDWIKTYTAENDIPKDRFEFQMLYGLREETMVSLTNDGYKTRIYVPFGSDWFPYFSRRLMERKENIWFVLSTMLKK, encoded by the coding sequence ATGAAATTACCTTTTATCTTAGCTAAACGATTCGTGGCAGGTGAATCCTTCGATGAATCAGTCTCAAAAGCTAAAGAACTAAATAATAAAGACCTGGATCTTACCCTGGATCTCCTGGGAGAGAATGTCAAGGATCGGGAAAAAGCAGATGAAACGGTAGATAACTACATAAAACTACTCGATGGTATCAGTGAACAGGGACTCATCAGCAGTATTTCGATCAAACTTACCATGATGGGTTTGGATATCGATAAACAATATTGCCAGGATAATCTGTTCAAGCTGCTGGAAGTGGCACGAAAGTATGATCAGTTTGTGCGTATAGATATGGAGGGTTCGGACAACACCCAGGACACCCTGGATATTTTCGATGCTGCATTCAATGAGTTCGGAAAACATGTCGGCACTGTCATTCAGGCCTATTTATTCCGCTCAAAAGAAGATATTGACCGCCTGGCGGAAATGAAGGCTGATATTCGCCTGGTTAAAGGAGCATACAGTGAGTCTTCGACCATTGCCCTGCAGGATATGCCTGCAATACGTGAAGCTTTTAAGGAATATGCAAAAGTGCTCCTTAAGCATACCCCTTTTCCCCGCTTCGGAACTCACGATGACGAACTGGTTGACTGGATAAAGACCTATACAGCCGAGAATGATATTCCAAAAGACCGCTTTGAGTTTCAGATGCTCTATGGTTTACGGGAAGAAACTATGGTAAGCCTGACAAATGATGGGTACAAGACGCGTATATATGTACCCTTCGGGTCAGACTGGTTTCCCTATTTCAGCAGGCGGCTTATGGAGCGAAAAGAGAATATCTGGTTCGTTTTAAGCACTATGCTTAAAAAATAA
- the tyrA gene encoding bifunctional chorismate mutase/prephenate dehydrogenase, producing MSHRHKDLESPRKRIDEIDDQILDLLYERSQIVRDVIKRKVENQLPVFVPQREEEKSEAFKAKAKDKGIDPEWAEDFLRMIMTASRATQSTQKFPMATKQAKKILFVGGEGGMGSLYKRIAGQTGHQVYSIDKSNWYELEEIAPGLDLVIVTVPINVTEQVIERLSSKIDKETVLADFTSNKTGPINAMLKAHEGPVVGLHPMHGPGVPNLSKQLMVVCKARDGEKADWFLKQCELWGMRVIEADPGKHDHVMHLVQGLRHFVALLHGSFMKHYDLKPADMLDYSSPIYRAELMMTGRIFAQDAELYADIVFANEERRELLMQFFDHHQKLAELVRENDREGFIREFEGVTDFFGKFATQALTESGYLINRLADRFA from the coding sequence ATGAGTCACCGGCATAAAGATCTTGAATCACCCCGAAAAAGAATCGATGAGATAGACGATCAGATCCTTGACCTGTTATACGAACGAAGTCAGATCGTACGTGACGTGATCAAGCGAAAAGTGGAGAATCAGCTTCCGGTCTTCGTACCTCAGCGTGAAGAAGAAAAATCAGAAGCTTTCAAAGCCAAGGCAAAAGATAAAGGAATTGATCCGGAATGGGCAGAAGATTTTCTAAGGATGATCATGACCGCATCCAGGGCCACTCAGTCCACTCAAAAATTTCCGATGGCAACTAAGCAGGCGAAAAAGATCTTATTTGTAGGTGGTGAGGGTGGTATGGGAAGCCTTTATAAAAGAATAGCCGGACAGACCGGACATCAGGTCTATTCCATTGATAAGTCTAACTGGTATGAACTGGAGGAGATCGCGCCTGGGCTGGACCTGGTGATCGTGACGGTACCGATCAATGTAACCGAACAGGTCATAGAACGATTGAGCTCCAAGATCGATAAAGAAACAGTGCTTGCTGATTTTACCAGTAATAAAACCGGCCCTATAAACGCGATGCTAAAAGCCCATGAGGGACCGGTAGTAGGGCTGCACCCAATGCATGGACCGGGAGTGCCAAATCTCTCAAAACAGTTAATGGTAGTTTGTAAGGCCAGGGACGGTGAGAAAGCGGACTGGTTTTTAAAGCAGTGTGAGCTATGGGGAATGCGTGTTATTGAGGCGGACCCCGGAAAACACGACCATGTAATGCATCTCGTACAGGGACTGAGACACTTTGTAGCCTTGTTGCATGGTTCATTTATGAAGCACTATGACCTGAAACCTGCGGATATGCTGGATTATTCAAGTCCTATTTATCGGGCAGAATTAATGATGACCGGCCGGATATTTGCGCAGGATGCAGAATTATATGCTGATATTGTATTTGCAAACGAGGAGCGCAGAGAGCTGTTAATGCAATTCTTTGATCATCATCAGAAACTTGCAGAACTGGTCAGGGAAAATGACCGGGAAGGATTTATCAGAGAATTTGAGGGGGTAACGGACTTTTTCGGAAAATTTGCCACACAGGCTCTCACGGAAAGTGGGTACCTCATTAACCGTCTGGCAGATCGATTCGCATAA
- a CDS encoding DUF4097 domain-containing protein, with translation MSVLILVFSVNELSAQNGPAYRTETFRAGSSPEINVRTSGGSIEVNGYNGSEIKVDMYVRRRGEWMEAGEADLSNYEIRIVQEGNKVIAEARQKNNFRMNRRNNYSISFVVQTPVYSQTDLRTSGGSVSVSKLEGTQDLRTSGGSVSAVNVEGDVQMNTSGGSVNIQAVTGRINARTSGGTIRAEDVQGDIELRTSGGSISISGIKGSVDARTSGGSIDADISEPGDLIELKTSGGSIDLRVPGNRGYNLDLDGSRVNTELSDFTGRSDRGRIEGTIKGGGTLIEAKTSAGSVNLRYF, from the coding sequence TTGTCTGTTTTGATACTGGTCTTTTCTGTAAATGAACTGTCGGCACAAAATGGCCCGGCATATCGAACAGAAACCTTTCGTGCAGGCAGTTCGCCTGAGATAAATGTACGCACTTCAGGTGGAAGCATAGAAGTAAATGGCTATAACGGAAGTGAGATCAAGGTAGACATGTATGTTCGCAGGCGAGGTGAGTGGATGGAAGCCGGTGAAGCAGACCTGAGCAATTACGAGATCCGCATTGTACAAGAAGGAAATAAAGTAATTGCGGAAGCTCGCCAAAAGAATAATTTCAGGATGAACCGCAGAAATAATTACTCTATTTCATTTGTGGTACAGACTCCGGTTTACAGCCAGACCGACCTGAGAACCAGCGGTGGCTCGGTATCCGTCAGCAAACTTGAGGGTACTCAGGATCTGAGAACATCCGGAGGAAGCGTGAGCGCGGTAAACGTTGAAGGGGATGTTCAAATGAATACTTCCGGCGGCAGCGTTAACATTCAGGCAGTAACCGGAAGGATAAATGCCCGGACCAGCGGTGGAACGATCAGAGCTGAAGATGTTCAGGGGGATATTGAGCTCAGAACTTCCGGCGGGTCGATCAGCATATCCGGAATAAAAGGTAGTGTGGATGCCAGGACCAGCGGAGGTAGTATTGATGCAGATATATCAGAACCCGGAGATCTGATAGAACTCAAAACCAGTGGAGGAAGCATCGATCTGAGGGTTCCTGGAAACCGGGGATACAATCTTGATCTGGACGGCAGTCGTGTGAATACCGAGTTATCTGATTTCACCGGACGCAGTGACCGCGGGCGAATTGAGGGAACCATTAAAGGAGGTGGCACTCTGATAGAAGCAAAAACCAGTGCCGGCTCGGTGAACCTGAGATATTTTTAA